In Festucalex cinctus isolate MCC-2025b chromosome 1, RoL_Fcin_1.0, whole genome shotgun sequence, the sequence AGACGTATAATGTTACGCATTACGTCATCACGTCATCACGTCAATTTCGCGATGTCAAATTTTTATCATCTAAAAAAATACATCGGTAATTTTGCAGatgatattttttggaacatcccTAGTGCtagcattaccaagtaagtgcctcaatattgttattagagattgtaggtggtttatatgcactgccgttatgtacaaaagcacaatatggtgctttttttagtatgagctcttcttttttttttctacaatattgtgaagtttttttaaatatcgccaacccccccacaatatcgtgataattatcgtatcgtgaccttcatattgtggtaatatcgtatcgtgatgtttggatatagttACATCCCCGCTATCAACTCCGCCccgcttgcctttttttttcttttttttttaaatcccgctTCTGTTGTGTGAGGGGTTAAGTGGGCGGAACCACAACAGTGATTGGAAATTAGCTAGCGGGGAGGGCTTTACTGCAGCGACACTGgacaggcacacacacacacacgcgcacacgcagtgGCGTCTAAAGCGTCAATACAAAATTTGTTGCGGACCGAAAACCCGCGGTCCTTAAGGGCGTATTGTCCCGTGAAGGACGGACCGAACGGTCCGGTCCAAGACCGAGAACCGTTGCATCCCTAGTGAACACACTGTACTGTATGACGTTGTTGTGTCCATGCTGAGCTTTGATTTGTGCGCATGCATGCCACTTCACGGATGCATTTGGTGCACAGCAAAAGTAGCATTTGTATTACTACATAAAAAGATCAGATTTAACAATAAATCCTAATTGTACATCATATAATCATACATTGTAGCTAGTGTTGACGTAGACTGTATTATTTTGATGTCCtttgttattttttccccagtacAGTAATGAACgcttcattgttttgtttacaaccattttttttgtaccgaCTACTTTTGTTTCTAAtcagaaatgcagataaaatcGTGTTATTCAAGAATTACTGGTCCACCATCAGCTATTTTAATGTTTTCTAATCTAGCCTACAAATTAATAAAGCATAAATGTCCagatttgaatatttaattgtaACCATTTTCTAAAGAACACAAGCTCGGAGTCAGACAAGTGTTGGAACTGAAGGGCAATAAATGTGTCATAGcattttgttgtgattgtattgtattgtattgtattttaaataaagatgCCTTAACTTGATCCACAACAATTCACAATTCAATTCACAAGCTCTAGACAAAATTGTGAAGAGACAACTCTCAATTTATTTCGCTAAACGCCTGTAATCTTTGTGTAAAACTGAAACTTGCGTCACAGTAGTTTAGATATGTACACCAGCTCACATTGTAGTTGGGATACGTTTCCAGAGTAGCTTGGCCAAttctcattgttttgttttgctctttaGAAAACATGTCATATTTTGCACTAATATTCGCCTGCATTGTTGGATGCTGCTTGGCATGAGCAGCAGACCAGTTCCAACAAGGCTGCTCCATGCCCCTCCAAAAAACCTCATTACCTAGGCTAAACTGGAGCTAATGTCAAACTACACGCCACATTCGACACGGACAACAATGAAATATCAGGAAAGGAAAGAAACAAGCACACATTACCCCTCAACGTTGTGAATGTAAACTGGAGACGAGGAATATCGTGCATTTGATCATTTCTGACTTTCGTCTTCCATCTACTTCACAGTCGCCATTTTCCGTGGTGGTCTGGTGTGGCAcagatcatttaaaaaagaaaaagaaaacattggcTTCAGTGAATTCGTCGTTTACCCGGCGATAGAAGCAACAAAACTGTTTAAACCCATGAGAAATGTAAATAAAGCTCCGAATAAAAATGAGTGGAGTTGCTGTCGCGTTTAATTTCGTCACACAATATTAGGATTCGGCGTGTGCAACCCCGCGCGATGTACTAATGGTTTGTTCCAAACAGGAGGCATAAAAAGGAGTAAATGAACAGCTTCCCTTTGGTGGCAGATTTTTGGTAGCCTTATGGTTAAcactaaaatattttctttaattttctttatttttttattttttacctgttTAATTGGCGTGTATCTCAGTtacagccgtttttttttttttttataaaataaaatcggaTTATGTAAATAAAGGTTGTTCTCTCACATAAAATGAAACCCAGGatagtctttgttgttgttgtactggATTAGTGGCTGTCAGCATAcagtatttcattattattatttggtcaCGTTTAATTAATGGAAATGGAGTCAATTCCATTATTTTGTCATTATAGTTTATGTATTAGGTCTTTTAATTCTAATCTTAAATAAGCCTAATGTAACCCCCATAAAgaaatgtatatatacatatatatatatatatatatatatatatatatatatatatatatatatatatatatatatatatataaacatatatatatatataaacatgtaTAAATACAATTCCACTACCCGCTCATTGTTATTAACAATTACGTTATTCCAAATAATGAATTGGACAACGATTTGGAGTTTGTCCTATTCAAATCGGCAAGACTGATGACTAGTACTAAAAGCTCTCGAAGTCAGCTCCTACTAGCGTCAAAGAAGGGAGCCGTTGATGAACAGAGGTAATCAGAAAATTATATTTTGACAAGAGGACTTGCATTCTATGTCAAATTATAAGTCCAGTTTGTTCCTAATTcgtctaaaattaaaattaaatgccAACTATAGACGTTCCGTCATATGCTACactgttcgtttttttgttttgttttttaaatactgtttgCGAAGCTATTGCTAGTAATTAGCAATGCTAACTAATGTTCAGTCTGCTCTGAAAATTAACAAACAAAAGACGATAAGTTTCTCATAAAAATatgtggtattttatttattaaattattttaacaaGTCTAATATGTGTAATATTTGTCTGTTACGGTTAacatttcattcaaatgtagctaatagtgacatttgttatATTGTGCCAGATGTAAGGCAAACTTGCCGCTTGGTAGCTACTGTGACGTTCACACACAGATTCAAATATTACCTAATACTGTACTTAAATGTAATTCTGCTTATGTTGAGGCTGTTTTTCTCTTTCTTGCatgggttttctctgggtaaTTATTCATATGTACAGTATGAATGTGGGTGTGTGAAGATTGTTTGCAGTTGCACTGGTCGTCTGGGaaccagtccatggtgtacCATGGTGTGCCTCTTCTTGCTCTAAGCTTTCCAGGGATTGGCTGCAGGTCACGTCAaaccctagtgaggaaaagcaatatagaaaatggatgaatatagttttttttttctttttaattaagcgaccAGTCCAAGATGTACCCCATCTCAGACATGGTAGCATAGAAATggatggaagtttaaaatattGGCAAATTACAGTCCTGTCAAATTGACACTTTAGGTTCCTCATTGCAGTATATCGCCACCAGAATAAAACAGTCAACATTTCAAATGGTGTCTAGATAAACAATAATGTTGATATGTCACATTATGTGCaaattaatgtttgtttttcgtgACTGTGACACCATTCTTCATCTACTTGCAAATAACCCAACTTCATTGTTTATCTTTGTTTATCTATGACAGTGAGATAGAACAATGAAATGTTTTTCCACTAGATAGCAGAAGCTACAGTTAACCTGTGTGTCCAACTGTTAGCATTACTACAACAGAATAATAACTTTGTGTTCAACTTAACAGGCTCAAATTTCCACTGAGTTataaatgtgttaataaattctGCCAAGACCATCATTATTTATCTAtatagtacagtatatatatattttgtgacatttttctttggTGTTGTTACTGTGCGATTTTTCAAACGTCACATCTGTCTTGCCTCTCAATAAAGGGTGAAAAGTGCTGCACTAATGAATAAAATGTTGGACTCAGATGATTGCACCTTGTCTTTGGATAATCTGTTTTTTGGGAAACCTATCGTCCACAAAGTGTGAGTACAACAAGAAAGCCCTGAAACTCACTGTCATctcttttatttcaaataatattgTGTCACTTTTGGGTTGTAATCTGCAGAAAGCCACTGTACCGGGAGGACAGTTCGTGGCTTCTGGAAGCACCTCCTTCTCTTTCCCAGATTCCATCCACTCAGGTTATGCAGGAAGAGGCAGAGTCACTTGCTAACCTGTACAGTATGTTATGTTCCTATATGAATTCCTTTTCACTTGACTTCTATAAACTGTACCATATCTGGCTAATTGAAGTCTAACTATCGACTGTGTGACTCACTGTGAGATTGCTTTAGTAGCCTTGAAGAACTTTGCTCTTTCTTTCCCTTGTAAACAAATTGCAGTGTTTTAAAAAGCATTCTTATGACTGCTGTACAACTTAGTCAGTTATAACAGCTTTAGAATTCACAGGTTCCCAACAAAGACTGTCAAACAGTCTTATTGCGAGCGAGAACGAAGAGATCCAAGAAAGCACCGGCAGCGACAGTAGACTCGACGGCCATTGGGGAAGTGAAGGTTTTCAGGACCTCTATCATGGTCCCTGTCATAGTAGCTTAGAGGAAGATGACGGTCTGCAAGATACTGAACGAGGAACCATCAGCATGAAGTATTTATCTGCGGGTGACAGAAAAGGTCCACCTCTGCGGAGAAGGTAAGTTGGCAGTTCATACTCATTGTAGCCGTACATTTGCTTGTGAACTATGCTTTCTGGCGCTCATTTTCATATTGATGACTATTTAGGGATAGCACTTTCTTTCCGATTGATATGTGGTCAAGTCATTGTGGGTTCAATCTTTTAAAAACAGCACTGATTATTCATATATATGCAGTGGtgacttgagatacaagtgacccaactttattacagtacaatatttacaaatgtattaCAGTTGAACCTCCAAAGTTAAaagtcaaacattttgaagtttaACAATTTCTTTCTGAAAAATATCAAGAACGTCTGGTACTGTATTTGCAAGTCATAATTAAGTCAAATATTAAACTTCATTTTTCAAACACTTTCCAAGTTACTGTGCAAAAATCAAGCAAATCATATGTGGTCAACTTGTGTCAACCGTGGTCAACTTctctttaaattaaaatgttactttgtaAAGGGTTTATGTTGTGAGACCTTGAGGCTGGAACAAATGAATTCACTTAAGATTATTTCATAAGGGAAGAATTATTGTCAAATTCAGACGACATGGAAGGATCATATTCAGGAGTTTATGCCGTGGATTAATacgttcttaactcattcaatcccaaaaacgtataaatacgttttttaatactttctcattcacaaccaaaaacatatttatacgtttttttttatatattttttttatgctatagcaaacagaaggctttaatatagattctgacctgaagaagtcgcttaaagcaatggtagtattacaaaaaacgtccatcaagtggcagaagagtataagagatcagccatgttccaacaagcttttttttccccagtgtttttttttgtttttgtttttttttcctgatgacaagagagtgtaatctttcttttagtaggtgtccatgtttttatagcacgagaacataatattctgtgggccttgcaaaatcagtccaaatccagtcaaacaggttcagtcaaaatggctgggagtgaaagagttaacatTGATATACTTTGTGGTTTCCACCCTAGGTTAAGCCAAGACTCATATTTGACATTAGATAAATCTTACAACACATCTCTAAACAGaagtgtcacaaaaagtatGTACAATAGTGCTTTGAGATGTGAGATCAATTTGTTCTGTTACatttgtaactcaaaacactcataTAGCAAATCATGTTTctgaattgaaatgaatggaaatgcaattcCAACATCCCAGAAATTgccataataaaaaaatagcactgtatcatattgtactgtattgtaaatacacaatttttgccaaaatttttgcttcatttccaCGGACATTATGCAACTTCTGGTGAGCCTCAGCCACCAGGGGCCAGAATAAtacagaaatacaaatatactgcaCATGGAGAAGGTCTCAGCTCCTTAGTAAGACACAGTAATAATGGTGACTATTGTTATTAATTATTACCTGTCATCAGGGTTATAATGCCGCAACAccaatgctttttatttttagcttgtCTATGgaattttgcattgtttgttagcattagacTTTCCTAAGGCAAAGAGCTATGTggttattttaaatacataaagtGTAATAAACTTTGTTTATAGTTAGTTTGACAATAAACTTGAGCTCGGAGTGACAATACACAGCTTGAACCCTctcttttgaagattttttttcactatgATAAACTAATGTTTgctgtgaagtgagttgagttcactgccaccatatAACGCTCATATCATTGATTTTTGCTCTCAAGTCAAAACAATAAATCTGCCAAACGTCAGCTCGTATTTTGAAAAACTCATTAGTtgggtcacttgtatctcaaggcatatAACTGAAAACAATGTGGATGTGTGGTGGTAGGAGTTGTAGTGGACCAGAATTTATTTGTTCCTTCTGTCGCTATAAGTCACGAGCATAGATAGTTGAACAATTTGTTGTCATGTAATAATATTTTTGaaccaatttaatcaaattcaaTCCCTCCTGGCACAGTATTTTGGAATCACTAGTGTATTTAGTGGCACggtgatgactggttagcacgttcgcctctcagtgctgaggacgcaagatcgagtccaggcttcagccttcctgggtggagtttgcatgttctccccatgcctgcatgGCTCTTCTCCGGTTActcccgtctcctcccacattccaaagacatgcatggcaggttgattgggtgctctgaattgtccctcggtgtgcttgtgagtgtgagtggttgtttgtctgtgtgccctgtaattggcaggcaaccatttcagggtgtaccccgcctactgcccgaaggaTAGGCTCTAGCGCCCTCGCGACCTTTGTGAAGAGTAAGCggttaaagaaaatggatggatggatgaatagtaTATTTAGTAAGGTGGCTCAATCCTCAGGTCACTGTTGTTACCTTCACACTGGACTGCAGCTACAACAGTCTTCATCTTTTTGCTCTGCTGTGCTTCCGACCCAAACAGCTTGTTCAAGGTTCCCGTGTCGAGGCGTGGAGGTGACTTGTCAAACACAAATGACCCCTATAGTAGTCAGACAGCATCCAGACCTGAAACTTTTCGCAAtccggttgccatggcaacagcgcCTCCTCCCCCTCTTCAGCCACCGAGGGCGACATTTAGCCACTCTGCTCCTTCGTCCCCCTTCCAGCCCGTCTCCTTCCTCCCCCCTCCTCTGCTCTCATCTGCAGTGAGCGTCAATCCCCCCCAGCAGGTGGCCCATGTGGAAAGGCAGGACAAGGGCACAATGAGAGCCTTGGTTCCACCCGGCGTGCCTGAGCCGCTCCACGTCCAAGGTCCTGCACCACGATTACACACTTGAAAAACACATCTCTAAAGAATATTCCTACTGTATAGCCTCTTAATAAGGTTGCAGCTAAACGACCATGCAAATGTGCAGCCATGACAGCAGCTTGTACAATGTGCTTGGGTTGCATTGAGGTGAACTGAGGTGAGCTCTGTGTAGTTGTAGGGGAgcatgctaaccactaggcGGTAGAAAGTAACGGCGGGTAGTTAGAGAAAATCCCAGTACAGTATTATTGTTTACCATTGCCACTTAACTATAGCACATTACGTTAAAACAAATATCACAGCACAccatcaaacaaaaatgtcacaaaacatATAGTACATactgaaaaaaagtatattttaagCTAAGTTTGAATGTCCAATTCATTTTTGAcatgaaattttaatggctgtattttgtgcATTGTAGGGTCTTCAGGATCTGATGTTTTGCGCCCAGTCTCTGAAATccgtatcctttttttttttttttacctatttaAAACTACAATCGATTGTTGTTTGTCTCTgagtgccctgcaattggctggcaaccagtcaaggctgtacaccgcctactgcccaaagccagctgagataggctccagcaccccccgtgacccttgtgaggaataagcggtcaaaaaaacaaaaaacaaaactacattCATTAAAGACACcctataaagtgaaaataaatgtcttctaaatttgacacactCATGCTGAACTCCAAAGTTTGTCACGTAATGCTGTTGTAGccacaaccccaaaaaaaatatgcaaaattaaataaaatagttgAACGCTTTATCTGCACAATTATGTTCGACATGCCAgtctttgcacattttcagtacTTCAAACAAGTTCCTTCAAGCAATTTACAGTATAATGTACCGGTATTTAGAAAGTACATCTCTGAACTCACTTTAAAGGGCctttaaatgaaatattttagtCTGAGGTTTTCATAAATACTTGACATTTTCAATTCCTGATCCATGCTAACAGCAGCTAAATTCAGACCCGTCTTCAGCGAGTTCCCCTTTTTTAACTATGTCCAATCTAAAGCTCTAGATGAGGTAAGCATGATTTTAACTGAGCCTTCTGAGAGTTTGAGAGAATTGGCGTTGATAATGTTCGCATCTCAGATTCTTTACACAGACAAGAACTTTGTGGCATGTGCTCCTACCGGATCTGGTAAAACGGTGCTGTTTGAACTGGCTATCATTCACCTGTTGATGGAGACCACAGAGCCCTGGAGAGGCGTCAAAGCTGTATACAGTAAGTTTTCAGTTCACTTTGTTTCAAGTTTATATGTAATGCAGAATTCACACAAATGATCGtcatctgcaaaaaaataaaataaataaggatcACTCATCTCTCTTTTAAAACAGCTTTTGAGAGCCGTGGGACATATTTTTATAATTGACGTATTTAACAGTCTTATGTTGGgattggggcggcacggtgaatgactggttagcacgtccgcctcccagttctgaggactcggtttCTAGTCCAGGCTCtgcccttcctgggtggagtttacatgttttccccgtgcctgcatgggtcttctccgggtactccggtctcctcccacattccaaagacatccatccatccatccatccattttcttgaccacttattccttacaagggtcgtgggggtgctggcgcctatctcagctggctctgggcagtaggcgggggacaccctggactggttgccagccaatcgcagggctccaaagacatgcatggcaggttaattgggtgctctgaattgtccttaggtgtgtgagtgtgtatggttgttcgtctctgtgtgccctgcgactggctggcaaccagtccagggtctcccccacctactgcccaaagccacctgagataggctccagcacccctcgcgacccttgtgagggataagcagtcaaggaaatggatggatggatgttggaatTGCTGCTTTTTGACATTTCTTGGCATTCACACTTAATTCCTACAGAGGTAACAAAATTATGATTTAAACGTGATTAAATGAAAAGACATAACTCAAGACAACAtcacaacataaaaacaaaacagtgaaatggaaaaacacatcaagttaattcacaaaataaaagcaagatGTTTAGCTCAGGAAAGTGAAAGAAAACATAGGTACACGGTTGATAAGGTCAATGGAATTTCTttatttcaaattcaatttaaaaaaaaaagattttataaCTATTGATTGTTTCTGCTTGCCAGTGGCCCCCATCAAAGCTCTCTGCAGTCAGTGCTTTGAGAACTGGACGAAGAAGTTTGGTCCTCTGGGACTGAACTGTAAAGAGCTGACGGGCGACACCGAGATTGACGACTTCTTCGAAATTCAGGACTCGCACATCATCTTGACCACGCCAGTGTGTGACAGCAAtgtagcaggaaaaaaaaaaaaaaaacaagtgcaaaAGGCATAACGTCATATAATGATGTATTCTTTCCCCAGGAAAAATGGGACAGCATGACAAGAAAGTGGAAGGACAACTGTCTGCTGCAGTTGGTCAGACTCTTCCTTATAGATGAGGTTAGTGTGTTTTCAGATATAAAGCCCCAGTGCATGAAATTGACTGACGTTCATTTTTAATAATGCCACCATCCAATGACTCATGTGCTTTTATGAAAGATgatcttttgtttttccagattcATGTAGTGAAGGATGCAACTCGTGGTGCCACTCTAGAAGTGGTAGTTAGCAGGATGAAGGCTGTGCATGCCTACAGGACAGTCCACAATCAGGACAAAGGCATCTCCATGCGGTTTGTGGCTGTGTCGGCCACCATTCCCAATATTTCTGACGTAAGAACGCTAGAATTCTCTCATTTGTAGCTCCAGTGGCGCTTGTTTACTAGTCCTTGTATTATCTACCTTTGTGTAGATAGCAGATTGGCTGTCCAATGAGAATGGTCCAGCTTCATATCTGGAATTGGATGAGAGCCACCGCCCAGTGAAGCTGAGGAAAGTGGTTTTAGGATTCCCCTGTAGCCCGAACCAAACAGAGTTCAAGTTTGACTTGTCTCTTAATTACAAGATGGCCAATATCATACAGACTTATTCTGACCAGAAGCCTGCTTTAGTGGTACGTGCACTCTAAAAGTAAAGTGGTGTAGTGTTGTTCTGGGTAACCTTACGACAACAATCATCTTCTTCTATAGTTTTGTTCCACCAGAAAAGGAACCCAGCAGTCAGCTGCTGTTCTAGCTAAGGATACACGTTTCATTATGACCACTGAACACAAGCAAAGGTGTATATTCAACAACATCAATGACAAACTCTTGCATGTAACCACTTCAAGATATCAATGTTTGGAAGTCCGTCATGTCTTCATCTCCTTGCCTTTCAGATTAATGAAATATGCACAGTCCATTCTGGAGGCAAAATTGAaaggtaacttttttttgtcatggaaAGTTATGTGGTAATATAAATTACTGGGAAGTTGCCTGACAGGTTGATATTCTGTGTATAGAGCTGGTGATAATGGGAGTTGGTTACCACCACGCTGGAGTAGATGCCTCAGACCGAAAAGTGATAGAAAAGGCCTTCACTCTTGGAGACCTGCCTGTCCTTTGTAAGACGGGCAGTGTGTGACACGTGAACCTGAGTATCTTTCAAGGAACAACTGCTCGATGTAGCATTACTTTTTGTGATGTTGATACTGTCTGTTATTTCAATCTTATAGTTACCACACGCACTCTTGCCATGGGAGTGAACCTGCCTGCTCACCTCGTGGTGATCAAGTCCACTGTGCAGTATGTTGCAGGCTCCTGTGAAGAGTACAGCGAGGTTGACATGCTGCAGATGATTGGCCGGGCTGGAAGACCGCAGGTGATGTCAAATTTTGTAACGCAAACACATTAGttagattattaaaaaaaaaaaaaaacagattcaataagaaaaataaattatggATTTTGAATGTTCTaccaccttgtttttttttttttttaatgatttaataTTCTTGTCTTAGTTTGACACATCTGCCACTGCCGTGATCATGACCAAAATGCAAACCAAAGACAAGCATATGAAACTCATGAATGGGATAGAGATTATCGAGAGCAGGTATTGAatttttccagagtgaaagTTGATACGACAGTTGTAAAGTGAACCCCAGTTTATTGCTGTGATATATTCCAGGCACACACagtagatgaaaaaaaatttgTCTAATAAAATTCTActatcttaatgctaacatactgtATAATGTGAAACACCATGAATGGACTAATGAACATTAGCATAGATGCTAAAgcaacaatactcacaggcatacaGACATTTTCTCTCTGCTCTGGGAACAACAACTGTTACTGGAGATTAGTGTgggaccttctctgcctcttcttcttgctTTTAATTATGCTATATCTCTTCCAATTCATAGACCTCAGTGCTACCTGGTATGTTACGACACAATGTGATACTACACTGAAGATGCACAATCCTGTAtaactgttaaaataaataaataaataaaaacatctgacaataaaaaaaaaaaaaatctgtgaaatgGCAGGGGTGCGAAAATTGAACTAAATGTGTTTTGGACAGTTTGCACAGTCACCTGGTGGAGCACCTGAATGCCGAGATTGTTCTCCAAACCATCAGCGATGTCAACATGGCTCTTGACTGGATACGTTCCACCTTCCTCTACATCCGAGCGCTGAAGAACCCGGAACACTATGGTTAGCTCGCCGTAGAAAGTCTCTCACCATTAGCAGACAGCTTTAAAGTTGTCGTTGAATGGCAATATGGTCCTCAATGTTGTGATATTCATACCAATGCAAAGCCATTTGTAACTCAGGTTTCTCTGCTGACATAGACAGATGTGGGATTGAAGCAAAACTTCAAGGTAGGCTTTTACCTTCTCCATGGACGCTCAGATAATCAGAcgtccttccacattccaaaataaTAATGTGAGTTTAACTGAAGACGATTGGCTGACGACCAGTACGAATGCACTCCACCTCTTTGCCAAAATCAGCTTGAATTGGCTCAACTCACTTGCACTTTCAAGAATGGATGAAAGATGGATGAATTCTGTGGATCGGTGGCGATTATTCAGATTCACAGAATCCTCATCTTTTATTCTTTGTTATGTCTACTACCTCTAAATTTGAATGTAATATTCTGTTACTCCTCTCCTATTGTAGAACTGTGTCTAAAGAACCTCAACTCTCTGTCTTCTATCAACCTGATCACCATGGATGAGGACATCAATATTAAACCTACAGGTAGCGAAGcactttttaattggtcttgTATAACAAAAGGTAAGAtgttacatttttgtatttctttgaTGCATTTGGATTGGTGTGAACCCTTCGGGCTTTGATTTCATCTTTGGCAACGCTCTATGTGTTA encodes:
- the hfm1 gene encoding putative ATP-dependent DNA helicase HFM1 isoform X2; the encoded protein is MTSTKSSRSQLLLASKKGAVDEQRVKSAALMNKMLDSDDCTLSLDNLFFGKPIVHKVKPLYREDSSWLLEAPPSLSQIPSTQVMQEEAESLANLYSSQQRLSNSLIASENEEIQESTGSDSRLDGHWGSEGFQDLYHGPCHSSLEEDDGLQDTERGTISMKYLSAGDRKGPPLRRSLFKVPVSRRGGDLSNTNDPYSSQTASRPETFRNPVAMATAPPPPLQPPRATFSHSAPSSPFQPVSFLPPPLLSSAVSVNPPQQVAHVERQDKGTMRALVPPGVPEPLHVQGSSGSDVLRPVSEIPAKFRPVFSEFPFFNYVQSKALDEILYTDKNFVACAPTGSGKTVLFELAIIHLLMETTEPWRGVKAVYMAPIKALCSQCFENWTKKFGPLGLNCKELTGDTEIDDFFEIQDSHIILTTPEKWDSMTRKWKDNCLLQLVRLFLIDEIHVVKDATRGATLEVVVSRMKAVHAYRTVHNQDKGISMRFVAVSATIPNISDIADWLSNENGPASYLELDESHRPVKLRKVVLGFPCSPNQTEFKFDLSLNYKMANIIQTYSDQKPALVFCSTRKGTQQSAAVLAKDTRFIMTTEHKQRLMKYAQSILEAKLKELVIMGVGYHHAGVDASDRKVIEKAFTLGDLPVLFTTRTLAMGVNLPAHLVVIKSTVQYVAGSCEEYSEVDMLQMIGRAGRPQFDTSATAVIMTKMQTKDKHMKLMNGIEIIESSLHSHLVEHLNAEIVLQTISDVNMALDWIRSTFLYIRALKNPEHYGFSADIDRCGIEAKLQELCLKNLNSLSSINLITMDEDINIKPTEAGKLMARYCVAFDTMLQFSKVSGAESLSDLIELVSKSQEFSDIQLRMSEKKPLNTLNRDKNRTTIRFPMEGKIKSNNMKVNCLIQAQLGSISIQEFGLTQDTAKIFRNGLRISKCLSEYLSQHSKMGFSILLNSLIMAKCFRAKLWENSPYVSKQLDKIGQTLSTAMVNAGLTTFSKIEQTHPREIELILNRHPPFGNQIKEFVLHLPKYEVTLEQLPRYSSNIAEIVVKVNLKNRELLLIKRTAPDNHYVSLVIGDSDNNCVFQQKFTDLLLLKCSSWSKKIEVSKALKGDEISVNLISSEYVGLDIQQKFNVYYSGARKFETDNLYNMSYESARGTLQQSAANLQSVNKATPRKGSIPSSTEQDGGNRRQCNHLCKNKDQCGHDCCKTGVTVVRKRLTNKVGNFSSYLSDLRSRCDTLAPTPVKRLKIKMTEDSVGVNMQQFSYKAKKLHTMTRYHHKASAVMDLTGEGSSQYPHHIDDFDIDDDIFVDMHRTMEKPVQANVAANVAPGTHQVSVSWGNAGSIAAVSKGLETHMNPINTACTISQRTWQATNQSTHSNNETLSQIPSVNFDLGNDWDDWSDFDEENLVHASGTASLTQTQSNECNISGYVAKSPCRPNAVPLRSISQNVLSNPGPSPFAAGQLNQTKNPSMFSAGIATKSPERTTSSCVYPPTQRFNFFSTMSVPFDANATDNNNRTDSKEEETFFGIFDGIF